In the genome of Paenibacillus pabuli, one region contains:
- a CDS encoding carbohydrate ABC transporter permease: MIKSRNKWMPYLFLLPGVLLFLAIGVYSVGFSIMLSFYNWSGIDFSTARFEGLANFRQFLLGDDPIVTRNFYNAVLHNLIIAVSQVVVVVPIALVLAFVLQNTKAATWYRTIYFLPMIASGVAIFYVWKGLFEPSGAFNSLFLWMGLDFLAVPGGMLGSSSTSLLGIILTSIWGGLPGTLILYYAGLTSIDPTLYEAASVDGAKKTTMILKITWPLLKPITLIAVIQMVNGAFQAFENVFIMTGGGPAGSSEVIGTLVYRTAFLNNDYGLASAIGWVSFLITGAIAIFSIRSFKADI, translated from the coding sequence CTCGATCATGCTCAGCTTTTATAACTGGTCCGGGATTGATTTTTCCACCGCAAGGTTTGAAGGTCTGGCGAATTTCCGTCAATTCCTGCTCGGTGATGATCCGATTGTAACCCGGAATTTCTATAATGCCGTTCTGCACAATCTGATTATTGCGGTTTCACAGGTTGTGGTTGTCGTTCCAATCGCACTTGTGCTGGCATTTGTGCTGCAAAATACGAAGGCAGCAACGTGGTACCGGACGATTTATTTTCTGCCGATGATCGCATCTGGTGTAGCTATCTTTTATGTATGGAAAGGCTTGTTTGAACCTAGTGGAGCGTTCAACTCACTCTTCTTATGGATGGGCTTGGATTTCCTTGCTGTACCAGGTGGAATGCTAGGGAGTTCGTCTACTTCTTTACTCGGTATTATTTTGACATCAATCTGGGGCGGTCTGCCAGGAACGCTGATTCTGTACTACGCTGGTCTGACTTCCATTGATCCAACACTGTATGAAGCAGCAAGTGTGGATGGTGCCAAGAAAACAACCATGATATTGAAAATTACCTGGCCGTTACTGAAGCCAATCACGCTTATTGCCGTCATTCAGATGGTGAACGGAGCCTTTCAGGCCTTTGAGAATGTGTTCATCATGACGGGCGGCGGACCGGCTGGCAGTTCGGAGGTTATTGGTACACTTGTGTACCGTACAGCTTTTCTAAACAATGATTATGGTCTGGCCAGCGCCATCGGGTGGGTATCATTTCTGATTACAGGTGCCATAGCCATATTCAGTATTCGCTCATTCAAGGCAGACATCTAA